One genomic window of Sebastes umbrosus isolate fSebUmb1 chromosome 15, fSebUmb1.pri, whole genome shotgun sequence includes the following:
- the LOC119503980 gene encoding uncharacterized protein LOC119503980 yields MADGPSQRKRARLENSTGSCCSSAGQPFELFPWRNSKKGSEYLTQVSDYVSMHRHKTLDLENPPGATLTIGDLDDTIYSEEEEEDEVDGWGKLYLPEIVSMQVVGVVEGTSCPSDQLVLMTCEDRKLYAYDGEKLHLVSSSLRQLQYKGIKYPALKRYYEGEAFKHKTEEDWAEVRKSLDQQHRELVMSKQSELLENLKLLKQNIESQGICMSLDCGRKPNNHHTEHANSTQNGPKPGSNPEPSCYMERSPTTQQRHYIQAYPKQLVVH; encoded by the exons ATGGCGGACGGTCCGAGTCAAAGAAAA AGAGCAAGGCTGGAGAACAGTACAGGGAGCTGCTGCAG TTCGGCAGGTCAGCCGTTTGAGCTATTCCCATGGCGCAACAGCAAAAAAG GTTCAGAATACCTGACACAGGTGTCAGACTATGTATCCATGCATAGACACAAAACTTTAGACTTAGAGAACCCACCTGGTGCCACATTGACAATAGGAGACCTGGACGACACCATTTacagtgaggaagaggaagaggacgaggtggatgggtgggggAAATTATACCTTCCCGAGATAGTAAGCATGCAGGTTGTAGGTGTAGTGGAGGGGACCTCGTGCCCGAGTGACCAGCTTGTTCTGATGACCTGTGAGGACAGAAAGCTGTATGCCTACGATGGAGAGAAGCTGCATTTGGTGTCTTCAAGCCTGAGGCAGCTACAATACAAGGGAATAAAGTATCCAGCACTCAAGAGATATTACGAGGGGGAGGCCTTCAAACACAAG ACCGAGGAGGACTGGGCAGAAGTGAGGAAGAGTCTGGACCAACAGCATCGTGAACTGGTGATGTCAAAACAGTCTGAATTACTTGAGAATCTCAAATTGCTCAAACAAAACATAG AGTCACAGGGgatctgcatgtctttggactgtgggaggaagccgaaTAACCACCAcacagaacatgcaaactccacacagaatggccccaagccgggttcgAACCCAGAACCTTCTTGCTATATGGAGAGATCGCCAACCACTCAACAACGCCACTACATACAAGCGTATCCCAAACAGTTGGTAGTGCACTGA
- the LOC119503977 gene encoding uncharacterized protein LOC119503977, whose protein sequence is MVKLNAKHPTLLMDEILHSIFFLGKLNDPEFSPERMARNDDDVDMLKMLRDCFPRPFALYSSHLPKRSPFSCVLDMIVHLCGRKDDEKEIIKRLQDFISQLEPGESKVLVSSTICVSQRNIPKSVKYYGVSMSTSGPYPGRIMIAASCLSSWDSNVADAVMTYYPNKTKKPYFDGTIKLQQHVRCQAFNLRLGREKPPCRSCENLFGLETSETNQSDYGNCAEAESLSNLLKYVEKVREQVRPTSETCTDKNRETVKKSVLTELKRLLRELKFKWDNEFYDPRV, encoded by the exons ATGGTGAAACTGAATGCAAAACACCCTACACTGCTTATGGATGAG ATTCTTCACAGCATCTTCTTTCTGGGAAAGTTAAACGATCCAGAATTTTCCCCAGAACGTATGGCgaggaatgatgatgatgtagaCATGCTTAAAATGTTGAGGGACTGCTTCCCTCGGCCTTTTGCCCTCTATTCCTCTCATCTACCCAAGCGGAGTCCATTCTCATGTGTGCTAGACATG ATTGTCCACCTGTGTGGACGAAAGGATGACGaaaaggaaataataaaaaggctGCAAGACTTCATCAGTCAACTGGAGCCTGGTGAATCAAAGGTTCTGGTCTCCTCCACCATCTGTGTCTCTCAAAGAAATATCCCAAAATCAGTAAAGTACTACGGAGTCTCCATGTCCACTTCAGGCCCTTATCCCGGGAGAATCATGATTGCCGCGTCCTGCCTTAGCAGCTGGGACAGTAATGTGGCTGATGCAGTGATGACCTACTATCCAAATAAGACCAAGAAGCCGTATTTTGATGGAACCATCAAACTTCAACAGCATGTTAGGTGCCAGGCATTTAACCTCCGTCTAGGAAGAGAAAAGCCTCCTTGTAGATCCTGTGAGAATTTGTTTGGTTTGGAAACAAGTGAAACTAACCAGTCAGACTATGGCAACTGTGCCGAAGCCGAAAGTTTGAGCAACTTGCTTAAATATGTTGAAAAGGTTAGAGAGCAAGTACGACCAACATCTGAGACGTGCACAGATAAGAACAGGGAGACGGTTAAAAAGAGTGTCCTGACAGAACTTAAACGTTTGCTGCGTGAGTTGAAATTTAAATGGGATAATGAGTTCTACGACCCAAGAGTTTGA